One segment of Schistocerca cancellata isolate TAMUIC-IGC-003103 chromosome 2, iqSchCanc2.1, whole genome shotgun sequence DNA contains the following:
- the LOC126162254 gene encoding uncharacterized protein LOC126162254 codes for MKMSSKGTTKRPNNMTLHMECYSEDLSPVQIDRRNKAKQKKTELKEVVENWRRSEGDLVTRISDDCFVLERLCTPLQPKSHVSKPVASVDVAPSIISEQPIMLQPRNVSSLVSHQPVMLPNPINKHQTSVRGQTTNSVITQPCGLLVRDTRRTRVMGVVSGSQPTSLAPHMVTTAPSMPKAVPLSSVAVPSLQVSSPMQAPGVIMNRNISLQSNNILQSPTIRPVNTVGIVLQSTNSAPSRYPAPVRVPLSENASASRPVNTTSGGIVTQHTPSIRVAHYGPRQSPVRSPRIPQTSPTLRSRSHVALVRNVRPMMPAPRVTVPARSLMVQPVTVGRPPGVPANKNPSRLPNNPQVPPPNSASGAPVVDLTCDDSPSEIPADTREITFNKLIGKTFPSLVVTARPSIRVKEVTAVQLSEDRTELDKKVKKVLMFTPTKFSEWMIQEGLVRSDQYCQTHVTPYGEKIPLKLGIYSDVSKFPFSGGYVWISDCCPQRFVSVFSGSIFEGSPHPPTVLVKLIYHWVVQTSIQNVIQWVKVDNLYVKGFYTHLRSICTAAVAEKFSRMGGPNKKIEIGVVSLGITAHGGKSRNVKVEVLGIMDPVNKIVRLQAVEPIKMGDPDYQSRFIKLLNPVKEWVDKDSIILTDYTVDKPTLQAIGFKTIYQVPAGEEQTAQNKYSNHNVMNYLRNNVPKMFQNTLSLLSRQIIQQFLDELVWREQWGYTPYKGFHNMLTHMAEQVKLDSNESLLTRLSKIASDPFKCWTYSVLKTPPFTPAGVQFPAKLKDSEIQQSASQIPGDASTPPAVSGIDLLPQSIRETGPTDPAKPLKSVKKRSSASVESSDTKRIAIDSASQPATPTLSAKKRPNTSVESSDSKRIAVDSASQPVTLPLPEEMVQLETFYYGQLPGEKHILEMEHKDTDGIVCQSCYQTFPNNTELLQHLICHAQPNGKDLPEININLQCRYCLKFFASQYALQVHLEEIHFNNSTSLVCRICERKFRTRVTLISHMHTTHFQLEMPYECGICKFRSSLHKDVVNHFHETHINTMKLQCPFCLKVVALSKTKQILAQNIFFFINHLQKHQRKSLCMKCSTCVLWFAHKDILKEHQTRDHRSFCGRQDEVIPFMNITGFDIMMPKPPPAATKPCQMISISKNVFTSSPNSKSLYTSKSFTDLKIVCVDEDALCNECEGRVLEDNHFATEISCACCSYATCCTKAMMDHVLIFHQDSIKNRSQFNMGRVSRLEKPMYCVCGFTSSSGNCLARHLALCDEKTAYPEPYCPKIVELSSASFPPLVTLDDTDNVSEDPSDRWLKAFVPPRKDDSDNSRSAPDKKLLEPQEKFTEHSEPPSVLNILGLMQKPSSDVTVVNSSAPNSPKVDDKQFPDQEERETDPS; via the coding sequence ATGAAGATGAGTTCTAAAGGGACAACAAAAAGACCAAACAACATGACTCTTCATATGGAGTGTTATTCGGAAGATCTGTCACCAGTTCAAATCGATAGACGTAATAAAGCAAAGCAAAAGAAGACGGAACTGAAAGAAGTAGTAGAAAACTGGAGGAGAAGTGAAGGGGATTTAGTAACCCGTATTAGCGACGACTGCTTCGTTTTGGAACGGCTATGTACACCATTACAACCCAAGTCACACGTGTCGAAACCTGTCGCGTCTGTGGATGTAGCACCATCCATTATATCAGAGCAACCCATCATGCTGCAGCCACGGAATGTATCGTCGCTTGTGTCTCACCAGCCAGTTATGTTACCTAATCCAATAAACAAACACCAAACAAGTGTTCGTGGCCAGACAACTAATAGTGTCATCACCCAACCTTGCGGTTTGCTAGTGAGAGACACAAGACGTACCCGAGTTATGGGTGTGGTTAGTGGTTCTCAACCTACATCATTAGCTCCTCACATGGTAACAACAGCACCAAGTATGCCAAAGGCAGTACCACTCTCCTCTGTTGCAGTACCAAGCTTACAAGTTTCATCTCCAATGCAAGCTCCAGGAGTCATAATGAACAGAAACATTTCACTACAGAGTAACAATATTTTACAATCTCCAACAATTCGTCCGGTGAATACTGTTGGTATTGTTCTACAAAGCACGAATTCAGCACCATCAAGATACCCAGCACCTGTGCGTGTACCATTAAGTGAAAATGCTTCAGCATCCAGGCCAGTCAACACGACTTCAGGAGGTATAGTTACACAACATACACCATCCATCCGTGTTGCACACTATGGACCACGTCAAAGTCCTGTTAGGTCTCCACGTATTCCACAAACATCGCCTACACTCAGGAGCCGCAGTCATGTTGCCTTAGTAAGAAATGTTCGGCCGATGATGCCTGCACCTCGTGTTACAGTTCCTGCACGTTCGTTAATGGTACAACCAGTAACTGTAGGAAGACCACCTGGTGTACCCGCTAATAAAAATCCCAGCAGActtccaaataacccacaagtcccCCCACCTAATAGTGCAAGCGGCGCTCCAGTGGTTGACCTTACATGTGATGACAGCCCAAGTGAGATTCCTGCTGACACTCGTGAAATAACTTTCAATAAGTTAATAGGGAAGACATTCCCATCACTTGTTGTGACAGCTCGTCCCAGCATACGGGTAAAAGAAGTTACTGCAGTGCAGCTGTCTGAAGACCGTACTGAATTAGACAAAAAAGTGAAGAAAGTGTTGATGTTCACGCCAACAAAGTTTTCTGAATGGATGATTCAGGAAGGGTTAGTTCGTAGTGATCAATACTGTCAAACACATGTAACTCCATATGGTGAGAAAATACCTTTAAAATTGGGTATATACTCTGATGTCAGTAAGTTTCCATTCAGTGGTGGATATGTTTGGATTAGTGACTGTTGCCCACAAAGATTTGTTTCTGTTTTCAGTGGTTCAATATTTGAAGGATCACCTCATCCTCCCACTGTACTTGTTAAACTCATATATCACTGGGTTGTACAGACAAGTATTCAAAATGTTATTCAATGGGTTAAAGTAGACAATCTCTATGTGAAGGGATTTTACACACATCTGAGAAGCATTTGCACAGCTGCAGTGGCTGAGAAGTTTAGCAGAATGGGTGGTCCAAACAAAAAGATTGAAATAGGAGTAGTAAGCCTGGGAATAACAGCACATGGTGGGAAGTCACGGAATGTGAAAGTAGAAGTTCTGGGAATTATGGATCCAGTTAATAAAATAGTGAGGTTACAAGCAGTAGAGCCCATTAAAATGGGTGATCCTGATTATCAATCTCGTTTTATAAAACTTCTAAATCCTGTTAAGGAATGGGTTGATAAAGACTCTATAATCTTAACAGATTATACTGTGGACAAACCCACTCTCCAAGCTATAGGATTCAAAACTATTTACCAGGTACCTGCAGGCGAAGAACAAACAGCCCAGAATAAATACAGCAATCATAATGTTATGAATTACTTGCGGAACaatgttccaaaaatgtttcaaaatacTCTCTCTCTCCTAAGCAGGCAGATAATCCAGCAGTTTTTGGATGAGCTTGTTTGGCGTGAGCAGTGGGGATATACACCTTATAAAGGTTTCCATAATATGTTAACTCATATGGCGGAACAAGTGAAATTGGATTCCAATGAAAGTTTGCTTACTCGTTTATCAAAAATTGCTTCAGATCCATTTAAATGCTGGACATACAGTGTCTTAAAAACCCCGCCCTTTACTCCAGCGGGAGTTCAGTTTCCAGCAAAATTAAAAGACTCAGAAATACAGCAGTCAGCTAGCCAGATACCAGGTGATGCCAGTACACCACCTGCTGTTAGTGGCATTGATCTGCTTCCTCAGAGCATACGCGAGACTGGACCCACAGATCCTGCAAAACCTCTGAAAAGTGTAAAGAAACGGTCAAGTGCATCGGTTGAATCTTCAGATACAAAACGAATAGCTATTGACAGTGCTAGTCAGCCAGCCACACCCACTCTAAGTGCAAAGAAACGGCCAAATACATCAGTTGAATCTTCAGATTCAAAACGAATAGCTGTTGACAGTGCAAGTCAGCCAGTTACACTCCCTCTGCCAGAAGAAATGGTACAACTGGAAACATTTTACTATGGACAACTGCCAGGGGAAAAGCACATACTTGAAATGGAACATAAAGATACAGATGGCATTGTTTGTCAGTCATGTTATCAAACTTTTCCAAATAATACTGAATTGTTGCAGCATTTGATTTGTCATGCACAGCCAAATGGCAAAGACCTGCCAGAAATTAACATTAATTTACAATGCAGGTACTGTTTGAAATTCTTTGCAAGTCAGTATGCTTTGCAAGTGCATCTTGAAgaaattcattttaataattcCACAAGTCTTGTCTGCCGTATTTGTGAGAGAAAGTTTCGAACACGGGTTACATTAATATCTCACATGCACACAACACATTTCCAATTAGAAATGCCATATGAATGTGGTATTTGCAAATTTAGGTCATCCTTACACAAAGATGTTGTAAACCATTTCCATGAAACACACATTAACACTATGAAGCTGCAGTGTCCATTCTGTCTAAAGGTGGTTGCACTTTCCAAGACAAAACAGATACTTGCACagaatattttcttcttcattaatcatctgcaaaagcacCAAAGAAAATCTCTTTGTATGAAATGTAGTACATGTGTATTATGGTTTGCACATAAAGATATTCTTAAAGAGCATCAAACAAGAGATCACAGAAGTTTTTGTGGTAGACAGGATGAAGTTATTCCTTTTATGAATATTACTGGTTTTGATATAATGATGCCAAAGCCTCCTCCTGCTGCTACAAAACCTTGTCAAATGATATCTATTTCCAAAAATGTTTTTACTAGCTCTCCTAATTCAAAAAGTTTGTATACTTCTAAATCTTTCACAGACCTGAAAATTGTGTGTGTTGATGAGGATGCTTTGTGTAATGAATGTGAGGGGAGAGTACTAGAGGACAACCATTTTGCAACTGAAATATCTTGTGCATGTTGTTCGTATGCGACTTGTTGTACAAAGGCAATGATGGACCATGTGTTGATATTTCACCAAGACTCAATAAAGAACAGGTCACAGTTCAACATGGGCCGAGTAAGTAGATTAGAAAAACCCATGTACTGTGTGTGTGGGTTCACATCCTCCAGTGGAAATTGTTTAGCACGGCACTTAGCACTGTGTGATGAGAAGACAGCGTACCCAGAGCCATACTGCCCAAAAATTGTTGAATTGTCTTCTGCTTCTTTCCCTCCTCTTGTCACCCTTGATGATACAGATAATGTAAGTGAAGACCCAAGTGACCGTTGGCTTAAAGCATTTGTGCCCCCAAGGAAAGATGACAGTGACAATTCAAGAAGTGCACCAGATAAAAAATTACTAGAACCACAAGAAAAGTTTACAGAACATAGTGAGCCACCAAGTGTTCTCAACATTTTAGGGCTGATGCAGAAACCATCCTCTGATGTAACTGTTGTAAACAGCAGTGCACCGAATTCCCCAAAGGTGGATGACAAACAGTTTCCTGACCAAGAAGAGAGAGAAACAGATCCTTCTTAA